One region of Budorcas taxicolor isolate Tak-1 chromosome 3, Takin1.1, whole genome shotgun sequence genomic DNA includes:
- the TWIST2 gene encoding twist-related protein 2: protein MEEGSSSPVSPVDSLGTSEEELERQPKRFGRKRRYSKKSSEDGSPTPGKRGKKGSPSAQSFEELQSQRILANVRERQRTQSLNEAFAALRKIIPTLPSDKLSKIQTLKLAARYIDFLYQVLQSDEMDNKMTSCSYVAHERLSYAFSVWRMEGAWSMSASH, encoded by the coding sequence ATGGAGGAGGGCTCCAGCTCGCCCGTGTCCCCCGTGGACAGCCTGGGTACCAGTGAGGAGGAGCTCGAGCGGCAGCCCAAGCGCTTCGGCCGGAAACGGCGCTACAGCAAGAAGTCTAGCGAAGATGGCAGCCCGACCCCCGGCAAGCGCGGCAAGAAGGGCAGCCCGAGCGCGCAGTCCTTCGAGGAGCTGCAGAGCCAGCGCATCCTGGCCAACGTGCGCGAGCGCCAGCGCACCCAGTCGCTCAACGAGGCCTTCGCCGCGCTGCGCAAGATCATCCCCACGCTGCCCTCGGACAAGCTCAGCAAGATCCAGACGCTCAAGCTGGCCGCCAGGTACATAGACTTCCTCTACCAGGTCCTGCAGAGCGACGAGATGGACAATAAGATGACCAGCTGCAGCTACGTGGCCCATGAGCGCCTCAGCTACGCCTTCTCCGTGTGGCGCATGGAGGGCGCGTGGTCCATGTCCGCCTCCCACTAG